Proteins from one Lachnospiraceae bacterium KGMB03038 genomic window:
- a CDS encoding DUF4364 family protein, translated as MAESFKLYKLIVLYMLDKVDFPLTNSQISEFVLDEGYTTYFKLQQAISELADSGFIREESTHSRTFFHLTEEGEETIHYFKDDISPAIQKDIDDFLKNKKYDLKNEVSIKADYYRTSSGQYAVQCQVIEQGAPLIDLTVTVPSEDEAQAISGNWTRKNQEVYALIMEHLL; from the coding sequence ATGGCAGAAAGTTTTAAACTCTATAAATTGATCGTTTTATATATGCTGGACAAGGTGGATTTCCCCCTGACCAATTCACAGATCTCTGAGTTTGTACTGGACGAGGGATATACCACATATTTCAAACTCCAGCAAGCCATCTCCGAGCTGGCGGACTCAGGTTTTATCCGGGAAGAGTCTACCCACAGCCGGACCTTTTTCCATCTCACAGAAGAAGGGGAAGAAACAATCCATTATTTCAAAGATGATATTTCCCCAGCCATACAAAAGGATATCGATGACTTCTTAAAAAACAAGAAATATGATCTGAAAAATGAGGTCTCTATCAAGGCGGACTATTACCGGACTTCCTCCGGTCAGTACGCCGTCCAGTGCCAGGTGATCGAACAGGGCGCCCCTCTTATCGATCTGACAGTCACTGTTCCCTCGGAAGACGAGGCCCAAGCCATATCTGGGAACTGGACCCGCAAAAATCAAGAGGTCTACGCCCTGATCATGGAACACCTGCTGTAG
- a CDS encoding chromate transporter: protein MKTKLLGELYISFAKIGGLTFGGGMAMLPMLQREIVENRKWCQEEEVLDMYAIGQCTPGVIAVNTATYVGYRQAGILGGIVATFGVISPSIIIICLIASILQNFIHLSVVVHALSGIRAAVCALMINTTIQMIRRGVVDKLGAAIFLISFLLSCFSPVPTALIIILAGIAGITAKKIEGRKSL, encoded by the coding sequence ATGAAAACGAAATTACTGGGAGAACTCTATATCAGCTTCGCCAAGATCGGCGGACTGACGTTCGGCGGCGGAATGGCCATGCTCCCCATGCTGCAGCGGGAGATTGTAGAGAACCGCAAATGGTGCCAAGAGGAAGAAGTTCTGGATATGTATGCCATCGGCCAGTGCACCCCCGGCGTTATCGCCGTAAATACAGCAACCTATGTGGGCTACAGACAGGCAGGGATCCTGGGCGGGATCGTCGCCACTTTTGGCGTGATCTCTCCCTCTATCATCATCATCTGTCTGATTGCTTCTATCCTGCAGAATTTTATCCACCTGTCGGTGGTCGTACATGCTCTTTCCGGCATCCGGGCCGCGGTCTGTGCATTGATGATCAATACTACCATCCAGATGATCCGCAGAGGTGTGGTTGACAAACTGGGCGCCGCTATTTTTCTCATCTCGTTTCTCCTTTCCTGCTTCTCTCCCGTTCCTACGGCCCTTATCATCATTCTGGCAGGCATCGCGGGTATCACTGCCAAAAAAATCGAGGGGAGGAAATCACTGTGA
- a CDS encoding chromate transporter has product MIYLTLAYEFFKIGLFSIGGGMATLPFLMELTERYDWYTAQELTNMIAISESTPGPLGVNMATYAGYHAAGIPGALVATFALTAPALIIIVIIARFLENFSENPTVKALFYGIRPTVAALIGYAVWELLQITLFTAASSGLPAVNIANLLICLSVLGLMQIKSFKNLHPLIWILAGAVLGIILKMT; this is encoded by the coding sequence GTGATCTACCTCACCCTCGCCTATGAATTCTTTAAAATCGGCCTTTTTTCCATCGGAGGAGGAATGGCTACCCTGCCTTTCCTTATGGAACTGACCGAAAGATATGACTGGTATACCGCTCAGGAACTGACTAATATGATTGCCATCAGCGAGAGTACTCCCGGCCCTCTTGGCGTTAATATGGCCACCTATGCCGGCTACCACGCCGCCGGGATCCCCGGCGCTCTTGTAGCCACCTTCGCTCTGACCGCGCCGGCTCTCATCATCATCGTGATCATCGCCAGATTCTTAGAAAACTTCAGCGAAAACCCAACGGTAAAAGCTCTTTTCTACGGCATCCGGCCTACGGTTGCGGCTTTGATCGGATATGCTGTTTGGGAACTGCTCCAGATCACTTTATTTACCGCCGCCAGCAGCGGACTTCCCGCTGTAAACATCGCCAATCTGCTGATCTGTTTGTCTGTTCTGGGGCTTATGCAGATAAAATCTTTCAAGAACCTGCATCCTCTTATATGGATCTTAGCAGGCGCTGTTCTTGGCATCATTCTCAAAATGACATAA
- a CDS encoding ROK family glucokinase has product MKYCFGVDIGGTSVKIGLFQTDGILMDKWEIPTKTENEGKAILPDIAQSLEKKLFETKIPKDQIKGIGIGIPAPVDEEGIVQKTANLGWGYKEVKREMEELTGFKAAVGNDANVAALGEMWLGGGKGYKDLVMVTLGTGVGGGIIVNGLPLTGANGAGGEIGHICVNYEEKDRCGCGKQGCLEQYASATGIARIARIRLHKNDDPSILRGRKVSAKMVFDALKEGDKVAEEIVEEFGAYLGHALANIAVITDPAVIVIGGGVSKAGEILLEYVEKYYHEKAFFSNQNVRFVLAELGNDAGICGAAKLMSF; this is encoded by the coding sequence ATGAAATATTGTTTTGGTGTGGATATTGGAGGAACATCAGTGAAGATCGGTCTGTTCCAGACCGATGGGATCCTTATGGACAAATGGGAGATTCCTACGAAAACGGAGAATGAGGGCAAAGCAATCCTTCCGGATATCGCGCAGTCTTTGGAAAAGAAACTTTTTGAGACAAAGATTCCCAAAGATCAGATCAAAGGGATTGGGATTGGAATTCCGGCTCCTGTGGATGAGGAAGGGATTGTACAGAAGACCGCGAACCTTGGATGGGGGTATAAAGAAGTAAAGCGGGAAATGGAAGAACTGACCGGATTCAAAGCGGCTGTAGGAAATGACGCTAATGTGGCCGCCCTTGGTGAAATGTGGCTGGGAGGGGGAAAGGGTTATAAAGATCTTGTGATGGTCACATTGGGAACAGGCGTTGGCGGAGGTATTATCGTCAACGGGCTCCCTCTGACCGGAGCGAATGGAGCCGGCGGAGAGATCGGCCATATCTGTGTAAACTATGAAGAAAAAGATCGATGCGGCTGCGGCAAACAGGGATGTCTGGAACAATATGCTTCCGCCACAGGAATTGCCAGGATCGCCAGGATCCGGCTTCACAAAAATGACGACCCGTCCATTCTGCGGGGAAGAAAAGTCAGCGCGAAGATGGTGTTTGACGCGTTAAAAGAAGGCGATAAAGTGGCGGAAGAGATTGTGGAAGAATTTGGCGCATACTTGGGACATGCGTTGGCCAATATCGCTGTGATCACGGATCCCGCCGTGATCGTGATCGGCGGAGGAGTATCCAAAGCCGGAGAGATCCTTTTGGAATATGTAGAAAAGTATTACCATGAGAAAGCCTTTTTCTCCAATCAGAATGTACGTTTTGTATTGGCGGAACTTGGAAATGACGCCGGGATCTGCGGAGCGGCGAAGCTTATGTCATTTTGA
- the hprK gene encoding HPr(Ser) kinase/phosphatase, whose translation MSKNVKMSAIVEKMNLKNLTPDVDYSEKIVEVPDINRPALQLTGYFEHFDAERVQVIGYVEYTFLQKMPEEEKEKIYSMLLSYKLPGIVFSRSQKPDDMLLEKATAANIPVFQSEMKTSQFTAELIRWLNVELAPCISIHGVLVDVYGVGVLIMGESGIGKSEAALELIKRGHRLVSDDVVEIRKVSDETLVGTAPDITRHFIELRGIGIVDVKTLYGVQSVRATQNIDLVITLEDWDKDKQYDRLGLEEEYTEFLGNRVVCHQIPIRPGRNLAIITETAAINYRQKKMGYNAAQELYKRVQENMRRK comes from the coding sequence ATGAGTAAGAACGTCAAAATGAGCGCGATCGTCGAGAAGATGAATCTGAAGAATCTAACACCGGATGTGGATTATTCGGAAAAGATTGTAGAAGTGCCGGATATCAACCGCCCGGCTCTTCAGCTGACCGGCTATTTTGAACATTTTGATGCGGAGCGGGTTCAGGTGATCGGATATGTTGAGTATACATTTCTTCAGAAAATGCCGGAAGAAGAAAAGGAAAAGATTTATTCGATGCTCTTATCTTATAAATTGCCGGGGATTGTTTTCTCCAGAAGCCAGAAGCCGGACGATATGCTGCTTGAAAAAGCGACGGCGGCTAATATCCCGGTATTTCAAAGCGAGATGAAGACATCTCAGTTTACGGCGGAACTGATACGCTGGCTGAATGTAGAACTGGCTCCATGTATCTCGATCCATGGCGTTCTGGTAGATGTATACGGCGTGGGCGTGCTGATCATGGGCGAAAGCGGAATCGGGAAAAGCGAGGCGGCGCTGGAACTGATCAAGCGAGGGCACCGTTTGGTCAGCGATGATGTGGTAGAGATACGAAAGGTCAGCGATGAGACGCTGGTAGGAACAGCACCGGATATTACAAGGCATTTTATAGAACTTCGGGGAATCGGGATCGTGGATGTGAAAACCCTGTATGGCGTGCAGAGTGTGCGTGCCACTCAGAATATCGATCTGGTCATTACGTTGGAAGATTGGGATAAAGACAAACAGTATGACCGGCTGGGGCTGGAGGAAGAGTATACAGAATTCCTGGGGAACCGGGTGGTATGTCATCAGATTCCGATCCGTCCGGGGCGGAATCTGGCCATCATCACAGAGACGGCGGCTATCAATTACCGCCAGAAGAAAATGGGTTACAACGCTGCGCAGGAATTGTACAAACGTGTACAGGAAAATATGAGAAGGAAGTAG
- the uvrC gene encoding excinuclease ABC subunit UvrC, whose product MFDIQEELKKLPGKPGVYLMHDEKDEIIYVGKAVSLKNRVRQYFQSSRNKGVKIEQMVTHIRRFEYIITDSELEALVLECNLIKEHRPKYNTMLMDDKAYPFIKVTVEEAFPRVLLARRMVKDKARYFGPYTSAGAVKDTIELIRKLYYVRSCNRKLPRDIGKERPCLNYHIHQCKAPCQGYISQEEYRESIQEVLKFLGGNYEGILKDLEEKMQNASENLEFERAIEYRELIASVQKIAQKQKITDTAGEDRDILAVASEREDAVVQVFFIRGGRLIGRDHFYLKIGEGDEAGEILSSFIKQFYAGTPYIPSQLMLPEAVADQEIIEEWLSRKRGHRVHIQVPQKGKKEKLVELAKKNAALVLSTDKERLKREEGRTIGAVKELEKILGLEGLQRMEAYDISNTSGFASVGSMVVYERGKPKRNDYRKFRIKGVQGADDYASMEEVLTRRFRHGLEEQEEGKEMGGFNAFPDLILMDGGKGQVNVALGVLDSLGLQIPVCGMVKDDNHRTRGLYYQNVELPIDRNSEAFRLITRIQDEAHRFAITFHRQLRGKNQVHSILDDIPGVGPARRKDLMKHFENLEAVKNADIEELKKLPSMNEKSARDVYNFFH is encoded by the coding sequence ATGTTTGACATTCAGGAAGAACTAAAAAAACTGCCGGGAAAGCCGGGCGTATATCTAATGCATGACGAAAAGGACGAGATCATCTATGTGGGGAAAGCCGTCAGCTTAAAGAACCGTGTCCGCCAGTATTTCCAAAGTAGCCGCAATAAAGGAGTCAAGATTGAACAGATGGTGACTCACATCCGGCGGTTTGAGTATATTATCACAGACTCTGAATTAGAGGCGCTGGTGCTTGAATGTAACTTGATCAAAGAACACAGGCCTAAATATAATACGATGCTGATGGATGATAAAGCCTATCCTTTTATTAAGGTAACGGTGGAGGAGGCTTTTCCGCGGGTCCTTCTGGCCAGAAGGATGGTGAAGGACAAGGCCCGCTATTTCGGGCCTTATACCAGCGCTGGAGCCGTCAAAGACACAATAGAATTGATCCGTAAACTATATTATGTGCGAAGCTGCAATCGAAAGCTGCCCAGAGACATTGGGAAAGAGAGGCCCTGCCTGAATTACCACATCCATCAATGCAAGGCGCCCTGCCAGGGCTATATTTCCCAGGAGGAATACCGGGAATCGATTCAGGAAGTGCTGAAATTCCTGGGCGGAAACTATGAAGGAATCCTCAAAGACTTGGAGGAAAAGATGCAGAACGCTTCTGAGAACTTAGAGTTCGAGAGAGCCATTGAGTACCGGGAACTGATCGCCAGCGTACAGAAGATCGCCCAGAAACAGAAGATCACGGATACTGCCGGGGAGGACAGGGATATCCTGGCGGTGGCATCAGAAAGAGAAGACGCGGTGGTACAGGTGTTCTTTATCCGTGGAGGCCGGCTGATCGGCAGGGATCATTTCTACCTGAAGATCGGGGAAGGGGACGAAGCGGGAGAAATCTTATCCAGCTTTATCAAGCAGTTTTATGCGGGAACGCCGTACATTCCTTCCCAGCTTATGCTGCCGGAAGCGGTGGCGGACCAGGAGATCATCGAGGAGTGGCTGAGCCGCAAGCGGGGCCATCGGGTCCATATCCAGGTGCCGCAGAAAGGAAAGAAGGAGAAGCTGGTGGAGCTGGCCAAGAAGAACGCGGCGCTGGTGCTCAGCACTGACAAGGAGCGGCTGAAAAGAGAAGAAGGCCGTACCATCGGCGCGGTTAAAGAGCTGGAGAAAATTCTGGGACTGGAAGGGCTTCAGCGGATGGAGGCCTACGATATCTCCAATACCAGCGGGTTTGCTTCTGTAGGTTCTATGGTAGTCTATGAGCGCGGGAAACCGAAACGGAATGATTACCGAAAATTCCGGATCAAAGGGGTTCAGGGGGCGGACGACTATGCCAGCATGGAGGAAGTACTGACCCGCCGGTTCCGGCATGGATTGGAGGAACAGGAAGAAGGCAAAGAAATGGGAGGATTTAACGCTTTCCCGGATCTGATCTTGATGGACGGGGGAAAAGGACAGGTAAACGTGGCCCTTGGAGTATTAGACTCACTGGGGCTTCAGATTCCGGTATGCGGTATGGTAAAAGATGACAATCACCGGACCAGAGGGCTGTATTACCAGAATGTGGAACTGCCGATCGACAGAAATTCTGAGGCTTTTCGGCTGATCACCAGGATTCAGGACGAGGCTCACCGGTTCGCCATTACGTTTCACAGGCAGCTTAGGGGAAAGAATCAGGTGCACTCCATACTGGACGATATACCGGGAGTGGGTCCGGCCAGGAGAAAAGACCTGATGAAGCATTTTGAGAATCTGGAAGCTGTCAAAAACGCGGACATTGAAGAATTAAAAAAATTGCCTTCTATGAACGAAAAATCGGCCAGGGACGTGTATAACTTTTTCCATTGA